GTGCCAGGAACCGGGTCGAACTGGCCATGTGGGCCTACGAGACGAACCGCATGAGGTAGGCCGGAGCCCAGGCGATCGCCGCTGGGATCCGGCCGGTTCCAGGAGGAACGGCACATGCGCGCTCGCGCATGTGCCGCCGACCGGCTCTGGGTGGACTACTTGGTGATGGTGACGTCCTTGATGATGACCGGCAGCTTGGGTGCGTTGGAGCCCTCGCCGCGGACGTCGGCCATGGGGTCGCCGTTGAAGGGGATGATGCCACCCTTGGCGATCTTGTCCACGACGTCCATGCCTTCCTTGACCACACCGAACGGCGTGTACGCGGCCCCCGCCGCGGTGAGCTGGGTGTTCTCGTCGGAGAACGAGATCCAGAACTGGCTGCCGTTGGAGTTGGCGTCGTCGCCGCCTTGGGCCATCGCCACCGTGCCGCGCGTGTACGGCATGCCGCCGAGGTTCTCGTCCTCGAACAGGTAACCGGGGCCGCCTGTGCCGTCGTCGGCGGTCTTGCCGTCGGCCTTGGCCAGCGGGTCGCCGCACTGGAGCATGCCGAGGCCGGTGGTCTCCACGGTGGCCAGGCGGTGGCAGCGGGTGCCGTCGAAGTAGTTCTTCTTGGCCAGGAACTCGAAGGAGTTGACCGTGCAGGGAGCCGCGGCGGTGGCCAGTTCGATGACGATCTTGCCCTGGTTGGTGTCGATCGTCATGAACTTCGCCTTGAGGTCCGGCTTGGTGGGGGGCATGCCCACCTTCTTGGCCGGCAGGCCGCTGTCGTCCTTGCGGTAGGAGCAGGTGATCTTGGCGGGGTCGGCCGGCGCGGCCGAGGCGCCGGGGTCCACGGCCGGCGCGGACGCGGCCCCGGAGGCGGACGGGTCGGCGGCGGCCCGGTTACCGGGGTCGTCTCCTCCGCCGCCGAGCAACGTGGTGGCGGCGACGATGCCGCCGGCGACGAGGACCACGCCGAGACCGGCGCCGATGATGACGTTCCGCCGTCCGGACGGTGGCTGCTTGGCGCGCTCTTCCTGCCGCTCGCGGTGCTCCCGTGCCAGCTGGGTCTGGCGATCCACGTCGGTCACGGTATGCCTTCCATTTGCGGATTGATGACTTCAGATGCTCGGGAATCGTACCGGCCTTTGCCTCAGGACCGCATAAACATGAACTTCCCCCACCTGTGGGACGTACCTCCTCGTACCAGATGCTTGACCCGAGGAATGTCCACTCCGGTACTTTCTTACGGTGTCCTGACGCCGCGTCCGCCATCGTGGGCCCACATGGCCCGCGGGGGCGGGCACGAGCCGGGCCCGCCGTGCACCCACACCAGAACCAACAGGCGGCTCAGCGCGTATACATGGACGAACCGCCACCCCGACAGGAGCCACGCAACGATGTTCGACCAGATATTCGGCCTGCCCGCGCACCCGCTGATCGTCCACACGGCCGTCATCTTCATCCCCCTGCTCGCCGTAGGTTCTGTGGTGTTCGGCGTCGTCCCGCGGCTGCGTCCGCGGCTCGGCTGGGCCGTCGTGCTGCTCGCCGTCGTGTCGCCGATCGCGGCGTTCGTGGCCAAGGAGAGCGGCGAGGCGTTGTTCGAGAGGAACTTCGGCGGCCAGGCCCCCGACAGCCCGGCCGGCGCCGCGCTGGACGAGCACATGAGCTACGCCAACCCGCTGCTGCTCAGCGCGCTCGGGCTCGGGGTGGCGGCGCTGCTGCTCGTGTACTCCTCGCTGCGGCTCGGCAAGACCGTCACCGCGATCCTCACCGTGGTGACCGTGGTGCTCGCCGTCGTCGCCGCCTACTACACCGTGCGGTCCGGCCACACCGGCGCCATCGCCGTCTGGAGCTGACGGCGCCTGGCCGCAGGGGCCGTGACGGCGGGTAGTGTCGGCCCGTGGAGAGTTTGTTCGACGCGGCGGCGGAGGAGGCCCACCGGGGCCAGGAGCCGCTCGCGGTCCGCATGCGGCCACGCGGCCTCTCCGAGGTCATCGGCCAGCGGCACCTCCTCGGGCCCGGCACCCCGCTGCGGCGGCTGGTGGAGAGCGACGCACCCATGTCGCTGTTCCTGTGGGGCCCGCCCGGCACCGGCAAGACCACCCTGGCGTACGTCGTGGCCGGCGCGACCAAGAGGCGCTTCGTCGAGGTCTCCGCCGTGTCGGCGGGTGTCAAGGAGGTCCGCGGGGCCATCGACCAGGCCAGACGCGACCTCGGCATGACCGGACGCCAGACCGTGCTGTTCGTCGACGAGGTCCACCGGTTCAACAAGGCACAGCAGGACGCGCTGCTGCCTGCCGTGGAGAACCGCTGGGTGACCTTCATCGGCGCCACCACCGAGAACCCGTTCTTCTCGGTCATCTCGCCGCTGCTGTCCCGCTCGCTGCTGCTGACCTTGGAGCCGCTGTCGGAGGACGACGTGCGCGCGGTGCTGGACCGCGCCGTACAGGACCCGCGCGGCCTCGGCGGCCGGGTGACCCTGGCCCCGGAGGCGGCCGAGCACCTGGTCAGGCTCGCGGGTGGCGACGCGCGCCGCTCGCTGACCTACCTGGAGGCGGCGGCCCTCATCACCGACGCGGGTGAGATCACCGTCGAGACGGTCGAGAAGGCCGTGGACAAGGCCGCGGTCCGCTACGACCGCCAGGGCGACCAGCACTACGACGTGGTCAGCGCGTTCATCAAGAGCATGCGCGGCTCCGACGCCGACGCCGCGCTGCACTACCTGGCCCGCATGATCGAGGCCGGCGAGGACCCCCGGTTCATCGCGCGCCGCATCGTCATCTTCTCCTCCGAGGACGTCGGCATGGCCGACCCCACCTGTCTTCAGGTGGCGGTCGCCGCCGCGCAGGCCGTCCAGATGATCGGCCTCCCCGAGGCCTCCATCAACCTGGCCCACGCCGTCATCCACTGCGCGCTGGCCCCGAAGTCCAACGCCGTCGTGAAGGCCATCGGCGCCGCCGCCGCCGACGTGCGCCGCGGCGACATCGGCCAGGTCCCCGCGCACCTGAGGGACGCGCACTACGCGGGAGCCGCCAAGCTCTCCCACGGCAAGGACTACAAGTACCCCCACGACTTCGAGCACGCGCTGGTCCGCCAGGAGTACGCACCCGACCGCCTGCGCGACCGCCGCTACTACGAGCCGACCCGCCACGGGGCCGAGGCCCAGACGGCCGGCCGGTGGGCCAGGATCCGCGACTTCCTCCGCGGCGGCTCCTGACCACCGTCCGCACGCTCCGGGCCGGTCACGGGGAAGGCCGGGGAACGGCGCGCGGCGGCGAGGCAGGCACGGGAGCGCGATAGGGTCTTGACCATCCCATCCGCCCCGAGCCGGGTCGCGTACCGCCGGGCCGTTCATCGAGGGGACGCACCGACATGCTGACCGCGGGAGAGGTCGCCGGCCTCATCGTCGCTCTGTTCTGGGCGATCCTTGTCTGTTTTCTCGCCATGGTGCTGGTGAAGCTGGCACGGCTCATCGACCGGACGTCACGATCGGTGGCCGACCTCAGCGAGCGGGTCGTCCCGCTGCTCGAGGACGTCAGCCTGACCGTGGCCGAGACCAACCGGCAGCTCGTCGCGGTCGAGGCGATCGCGGGGAACATGCGCGAGGCCAGCGGCAACGTCGCCAAGGTCACCGGGGTGGCCTCCACGCTGTTCGCCACCCCCCTGATCAAGGCCTCCGCGCTCGTCCACGGCGTACGCGGCGCCTTCTCGGCCCGCCGCAGGGCCGCCGCGCTCCCGAGAGGAAGGCGGCAGCCGTGATCCGCGCGCTGATCCGACGCCTGTTCTGGTTCGCCCTCGGCGCGTACGCCGCCGTCTGGACGATGCGTAAGCTTCAGGCGTTGAAGCCCGACCACATCGCGCGCCGCACGGCGGGCCACGCGGCCGGGCTGGTGGCCGAGGCCCGCTGGTTCGCCGGCGACGTCCGCCGCCTCGCGGCGGCCAGGGAAACCGAGTTGCGTGCGGCCCTCGGCCCCGACACCGTTGGAACGACCCGACAGTCCCACCACCACGACGAAAAGGACGGCCGCTGAGATGGAGTCGGCAGAGATCGCCCGCCGCTTCCTGCGCTTCTTCGAGGAGCGCGGCCACACCGTCGTGCCCTCGGCCAGCCTTGTCGCCGAGGACCCGACGCTGCTGCTGGTCAATGCGGGCATGGTGCCCTTCAAGCCTTACTTCCTCGGACAGAAGAAGCCGCCGTACCCGCGCGCCGCCTCCGTCCAGAAGGTCATGCGCACCCTCGACATCGACGAGGTCGGCAGGACCACCCGCCACGCCAGCTTCTTCCAGATGCTCGGCAACTTCTCCTTCGGCGACTATTTCAAGGAGAAGGCGATCCCGTACGCGTGGGAGCTGCTCACCACCCCCGAGTCCGAGGGCGGCTTCGGCTTCTCCGAGGACCGGCTGTGGGTCACGGTCTTCCACGACGACGAGGAGGCACGCGACATCTGGCACAAGGTCGTCGGCGTGCCGCTGGAGCGCATCCAGAAGCGTGGCCTGGCCGACAACTACTGGCACATGGGGGTGCCGGGCCCCGGCGGTCCCTGCACCGAGATCTACTACGACCGCGGCCCCGAGTACGGCAAGGAAGGCGGCCCCGTAGCGGACGAGAACCGCTACCTGGAGGTCTGGAACAACGTCTTCATGCAGTTCCAGCTCGGCGCCGTCCGCAGCAAGATCGACTTCGACGTGCAGGGCGAGCTGCCGGCCAAGAGCGTGGACACCGGCATGGGCCTGGAGCGCATGGCGGCCATCCTGCAGGGTGTCGACAACATCTACGAGATCGACACCACCTACAAGATCCTCGACAGGGCCGCGGAGCTGACCCGCTCGCGGTACGGCCGCGACGCGCGGGCCGACGTCTCGCTGCGCGTGGTCGCCGACCACATGCGCGCCGGCGTCATGCTGGTCGGCGACGGCGTGCTGCCCTCCAACGAGGGCCGGGGGTACGTCCTGCGGCGCATGCTGCGCCGCGCGATCCGCAACCTGCGCCTGCTCGGCGCGGGGGAGGAGCGCTACATGCACGAGCTCACCTCCGTCACCATCGACGTCATGGGTGAGCAGTACCCCGACCTGCGCGCCGACGCGGCCAACATCCACACGGTGATCGACGCCGAGGAGACCTCCTTCCTCGGCACCCTGCGCACCGGCACCGCGATCTTCGACGCGGCGGTCGAGGAGACCAAGCGCAAGGGTGTCGAGGTGCTCGCGGGCAGCCAGGCGTTCCAGCTCCACGACACCTACGGCTTCCCGATCGACCTCACCCTGGAGATGGCGTCCGAGCAGGGCCTGCAGGTCGACGAGGACGGCTTCCGCCGCCTCATGGACGAGCAGCGGCAGCGGGCCAAGGCCGACTCCGCGGCCAAGAAGACCGGCAACGCCGACATCTCGGTGCTCGGCGAGCTGCTCGACCGCGCGGGCAAGGTCGACTTCCTCGGCTACGACCAGACGGTCGCCGAGGGCTCGGTCATCGGCCTGCTCGTGGACGGCGCGCCGGTCCCGGCGGCAGGCGCCGGCGCCACCGTCGAGGTCGTGCTCGACCGCACCCCGTTCTACGCCGAGGGCGGCGGCCAGCTCGCCGACCAGGGGACGATCCGGACCGGCGGCGCGCGGGTCGAGATCACCGACGTGCAGTCGCCGTTCGCGGGTCTCGTCGTGCACCGCGGCAAGGTCGCCGAGGGCGAGATCCGCGTCGGCGACTCCGCGCAGGCCGAGATCGACATCGAGCGGCGCCGCGCCATCTCACGCAGCCACACCGCGACCCACCTGGTGCACCGCGGCTTCCGCAACGCGCTCGGCGAGACCGCGGCGCAGGCGGGCTCGGAGAACTCCCCGGGCCGGTTCCGCTTCGACTTCACCGCGGCCGGCGCCGTGGCGCCGAGCGTGCTGCGCGACGTCGAGGACGAGGTCAACGCGATCCTGATCAACGACCTGCAGGTGCACGCCTACCACACCTCGCTGAGCGAGGCGCGGTCCATGGGGGCACTGGCGCTGTTCGGCGAGAAGTACGGCGACGAGGTGCGCATCGTCGAGGTCGGCGACTACTCCCGCGAGCTGTGCGGCGGCACCCACGTCGCGAGCTCCGGGCAGCTCGGCCTGGTCAAGGTGCTCGGCGAGTCGTCCATCGGCGCCGGCGTGCGCCGCGTCGAGGCCCTGGTCGGCCTGGACGCGTTCCGCTTCCTCGCGCGTGAGAGCGTGCTGGTCGCGCAGCTGTCCGAGCAGCTCAAGGCGCGCCGCGAGGAGCTCCCCGAGCGGGTCGAGGGCATCGTGACCCGCCTGCGCACGGCCGAGCGCGAGCTGGAGCGCCTGCGTTCCGCGCAGGTCCTCGCCGTCGCCGGTGAGCTCGCCGCGGCGGCGCGCGACGTCAGCGGGGTCTCGGTGGTCACCCACCGCGCGCCGGACGGGACTTCCCCTGATGACCTGCGTAAACTCGCTCTCGACGTGCGTGGCAGATTCCCCGGCGACCGCGCCGCGATGGTCGTGATCGCCGGTGTGCCCGCCGACAGGCCCGTCGTGGTCGCCGCGGTCAACGAGGCGGGACGCGGCCGGGGACTCAAGGCCGGGCGACTGGTCGGCGTCGCCGCCAAGGCACTTGGGGGTGGCGGTGGCGGCAAGGACGACGTCGCGCAAGGCGGCGGCACACGGCCCGAGGCGATCGACGACGCGCTCACGGCCGTCACCCGGGCCGCCGGGGAAGCACTCACCTGACCGTGGCCTGGCCGGGACGCGGGGGAGCGTCGCCGTGAGGCGAGGGGTACGGCTCGGCGTGGACGTCGGGTCGGTCCGGGTCGGCGTGGCGCGCAGCGACCCTTCGGGGCTGCTCGCCACGCCGGTCGAGACGGTGCGGCGCGGCCGGGGAGACCTCGCCAGGATCGCCGCCATCGCCGCCGAGCACGAGGCCGTCGAGGTCGTCGTCGGGCTGCCGACGTCGCTGTCGGGCCGGGAGAGCCACGCGGCGGCGGCGGCGCGTGAGTTCGCCGCACGGCTCGCCGCACGGCTGGCCCCGACGCCGGTGCGGCTGTACGACGAGCGGCTGACCACGGTGTCCGCGCAGGCGGACCTGCGCTCCAGCGGCGTACGCGCCAGGAACCAGCGGGACGTCATCGACCAGGCCGCCGCGGTCGTGCTGCTGCAGGCCGCACTGGACGCCGAGCGCGCCTCCGGCCTGCCGCCGGGCCGGCCCGCCGAGCCGCCGGGACCACGTCCCGGCGGGGAATCGAGCACCGGGCCCGCGAGGTGACCGGTCCCGCCGCCCCGCACGGCGGCGACGACGAGGACGCGGCCCCGCACGACGGCGGAGCCCGTGGCGACGAGGTCCCCGGTGACGAGTCCCGTGGTGAGGATGACGGCCTGTTCGCGTTCGGCGCGCCGGACGAGGGGGACGATGAGCGGGTCACCGGCCGGCGGGGACGGCGCGCGGTGGTGGCGGTCCTCGTGGGGCTCGGGGTGGTGGCCGCCGGGGTGGTGACGGCGGCGGTGACAGTGGTGCGTCCCTATTTCGTCCCCGCCGACTTCGACGGCAAGGGGACGGGGACCGTCGTGGTCGAGGTGCCGGCGGGGATGTCGGCGGGAGAGATCGGGGATGTGCTGGAACGTGCCGGGGTGGTGGCCAGCCGCAGAGCGTTCACGCGGGTGGTGGACGAGCGGGGCAAGGCCGGCACGCTGCGGCCGGGGTCCTACCGGCTGCGCAAGGAGATGGCGGCCGCGGCGGCGCTCGACCTGATGCTGGAGTCGCGGTCACGGGTCAGGAAACGGGTCACGTTGCCGGAGGGGTTGCGCGCCTCGGAGACGGTGGCGCGGCTCGCCAAGGGGTCGGGGCTGCCGCTCGCCGAGCTGGCGGCGCTCACGGCGGCGCCTGCGGCGCTCGGGCTGCCGCCGTACGCGGACGGCGTGGCCGAGGGCTTCCTGTTCCCCGCCACCTACGACGTGGAGCCGAAGACGACGCCGCGTGACCTGATGCGGGCCCTGGTGCGCCGGTTCGAGCGGGCCGCGGCCTCGATGGGGCTGGAGGCCGGTGCGGCCCGGGTGCGGCTGACGCCGCGGCAGGTGGTGGTGGTGGCGAGCATCGTGCAGGCCGAAGGCGGTTCCGAGGCCGACTACCCCAAGATCGCGAGGGTCGTCTACAATCGCCTCGCCTCCGGTGCCAAGCTCGAGATGGACAGCACGGTGATGTACGGCCTGGGCAAGCACGGCATCGTGGCGTCACACGCCGAGATCAAGCGCGACACCCCGTACAACACGTATCTCCATCGCGGGCTGCCTCCCGGTCCCATCGCCAACCCCGGCGAAGCGGCGCTTCGTGCGGCGCTTTATCCGGCGAAGGGTGATTGGTACTGGTTCGTCACGGTTGATCCGGAGCGTAGAATCACCAAATTCACTGACAAAGAGAGTGAGTTTGTGAAACTCCGCGAAGAGCTGCACTCCCGTCTGGGGCGGCACTGATGCCCGCCTCCCGGCGGGAGGTCCCCGCCGGGGCGGCACCACGGTCGCACGGCACGCGTCCCGTCACGCGTGCCGCCGTCCCGCCTGTCCTCCCGACCGCGTCATGCCGGGCTTGTCACACCAATTCATGGCACCCGCTTGACGGCGACCGGGTCCGCCGGGGAGATTGGCGAGCGCATCTATGAGCGACATGGACCTAGACCATCTGCTGGGTGCCGAGGACGACGAAGGTCCCCGGCGCGGTTCCCGCAGCTCCAGGGCCGGTCGCAGCCGCAGCAGGCGACGTCAGCGCAGGCAGCGCCGCAAGGGGTACGCCGCCTTCCTCCTCGCGATGATCATCATCGTCGGCGTGGTCGGCGCCGGCGGTTACTACGGCTACACCTGGATCCGCGGCGTCACCACCGTCAAGGACTACACCGGCCAGGGTTCCGGCGAGGTCGTCGTGACCATCAAGGAGGGCCAGTCCGCGGGAGACGTGGCGCAGACCCTGGTCGACCAGGGAGTGGTCGCCAGCGAGCGTGCCTTCATCAACGCGATCGGCGCCGCCGGCAAGAGCGCCTCGCTCCAGCCCGGCGAGTACAAGCTGCGCAAGGGCATGGCCGCGGCGCAGGCCGTGCCGCTGCTCGACCCCGAGCTGCGCCTGAAGACCACGCTCACCCTGCGCGAGGGCCTGCGGCTGTCCCAGGTGTACGAGCAGCTCTCCACCGCGACCGGCCGCTCCGTGAAGGAGTTCCAGGCCGCCGCCAAGGACGCCAAGGGCCTCGGCCTGCCGTCCTACGCCAGAGGCAGGCTGGAGGGCTTCGCCTTCCCCGCGACCTATGAGGTCTCGCCGCGCACCTCCCCCGAAGAGCTGCTCGGGGCCATGGTGGAGCGGTTCGACCGCGCCGCCGACGACGCGGGCCTGGTCGCCGGAGCCCGCCGGGTGGGTCTCACCCCCCTGCAGGTCATCACGGTGGCCAGCATCGTGCAGGCCGAGTCCGGCAAGTACGAGGACATGCCGAAGGTCGCCAGGGTCATCTACAACCGGCTGAACCGCGACCCGCAGATGAAGCTCCAGATGGACAGCACGGTGATGTACGGCCTCGGCGAGTACGGCATCGCGGCCACCCACGAGCAGCTCAAGAGCAAGTCGCCGTACAACACCTACGCGCGGCTCGGCCTGCCGCCGGGTCCGATCGGCAACCCCGGCGACCACGCCATCGAGGCCGCGCTGAACCCCGCCGAGGGCCCCTGGCTGTACTTCGTGACGGTGGACCCCAAGAAGAAGATCACCAAGTTCACCGACTCGGAGGCGGAGTTCTTCAAGCTGGCAGAGGAGTTCAACCGCAGCCAGGACGGCGGCTGATGGAGCGCAGGGCCGCCGTTCTCGGCTCCCCGATCGCTCACTCGCTGTCCCCGGCGCTGCACCGCGCGGCGTACGACGCGATCGGCCTGCGCGGGTGGCGCTACGACGCGATCGAGTGCGACGAGCAGGGCCTGCCCGGGCTGCTCGCGGGGCTCGGCCCCGAGTGGGCCGGGCTGTCGCTGACCATGCCGCTCAAGCGCGCCGTGCTGCCGCTGCTCGACACCGTGTCCGACCTCGCGGCCGCGGTCGGCGGCGTCAACACCGTGGTGCTGTCCGGCGGCGCGCGGCACGGCCACAACACCGACGTGCACGGCATCGTGGCGGCCCTCGCCGACGAGGGGGTCACCGCACCCCGCTCGGCCGCGGTGCTCGGCGGCGGCGCCACCGCCGCGTCGGCGCTCGGCGCGCTGCGCGAGATGGGCCTGCGCGAGGCCGTGCTCGTGGTCAGGGACCGCTCGCGTGCCGGGGAGACCGAGCAGGTCGCCGAACGCCTCGGCGTCACGCTGAAGGTGTGCTCCTTCGCCGGCCTCGGCGCGCTCGGCACCGACCTGGTGATCTCCACGTTGCCTCCCGGCGCGGCCGACCAGGTCACCGATCTGGTCCGCGGCGTCCCCGCGGTGTTCGACGTGGTGTACGCGCCGTGGCCGACGTCGCTCGCGCACGCGGCGGCGCAGGCGGGTGCCACCGTGATCGGCGGCTTCGGCATGCTCGTCCACCAGGCCGTCCGCCAGGTGGAGCTGTACACCGGCCGCACCGGCGTCCCCGTCCCACCGGTCCGCGCCGGCGGCGAGGCCGAGATCCTGCGCCGCGCGTCCCTCACCCGCTGAGACCCCCACCGGGGGGAATGTTTCGGTTCACGGTGGAGGTTGTGATAGTGTTGCTGCTTGATCGGTCCGGCATGCCTGCTGGACGCGCAAGCGGAGGGCTGCCTCCCACCTGATCGGCCGAGAGGCCGGCGGGTCAAGGATCACTCCGGAACCTTCTCCGGGGGTTTCCGCGGTCGGCGGACCGTGGATCCCAGTGGCCCCGCATGCGCGACGTGTGGGGCCTTTTCGCTTGTGAGCGCGAAGGGCCCAGGCACGGTCGAGCGAGCAGACGCGGCGACGAACCGGCACCTAGGAGGTCCCATCAGCACTGAACCCCGCATCAACGAGCGTATTCGCGTGCCCGAGGTCCGTCTCGTCGGTCCGAACGGCGAGCAGGTCGGCATCGTCTCCATCGGTGACGCGCTGAAGCTGGCTCAGGAGGCCGATCTCGATCTGGTCGAGGTCGCCGCCACGGCCCGGCCGCCCGTGTGCAAGCTCATGGACTACGGCAAGTTCAAGTACGAGTCCGCCATGAAGGCACGTGAGGCACGCCGCAACCAGGCGCACACGATCATCAAGGAGATCAAGCTCCGGCCCAAGATCGACCCGCACGACTACGAGACCAAGAAGGGTCACGTCGTGCGGTTCCTCAAAGCGGGGGACAAGGTCAAGGTCACGATCATGTTCCGCGGACGCGAGCAGTCGCGTCCGGAGCTGGGCTTCCGGCTCCTGCAGCGGCTGGCGGAGGACGTCACCGAGCTCGGTTTCGTCGAGTCCCAGCCCAAGCAGGACGGCCGTAACATGATCATGGTGATCGGGCCGCACAAGAAGAAGGCCGAGGCCAAGGCAGAGCGTGCCGCGGCCCGCGCACGGCCCGCCGGGTCGGAGCACGCCGAGGCGGCGGGCCCCGAACTGGAGCACGCGGAGTCGGAGCAGAGCGATTGACCTTCCCCGTCTGACGACACGACGGGGCACGGCTGGAGACCGTACCGGGTCAGGACCTTACGTCGGCATGCGCTCGACTGGGATAGCTTGACCCGGGACATCGGCAAGGACGAATGAGGAGAGACGGCTGACATGCCGAAGATGAAGACGCACAGCGGTGCGAAGAAGCGGTTCCGCCTCAGCGGAAGCGGAAAGATCATGCGCCGTCGAGCCAACCGTGCGCACTACAACGAGCACAAGTCGTCCACGCTGACCCGCCGTCTCGCTCCCGAGGTCGTCATGTCCGCCGCCGACACGAAGAAGATCAAGAAGCTGCTCGGCAAGTAACCGAACCCCCGGGGAGATATCACCATGGCACGCGTAAAGCGGGCGCTCAACGCCAAGAAGAAGCGCCGCGTCGTCCTCGAGCGGGCGAGTGGTTACCGCGGTCAGCGATCCAGGCTGTACCGCAAGGCCAAGGAGCAGATGCTCCACTCCTTGACCTACGCCTACCGCGACCGCAAGGACAAGAAGGGTGCCTTCCGGCGCCTGTGGATCCAGCGGATCAACGCGGCGGCACGGGCCAACGGCATCACGTACAACCGTTTCATCCAGGGCCTGAAGGCCGCCGGCATCGAGGTCGACCGCAAGATCCTCGCCGACCTCGCCGTCAACGACGCCACCGCGTTCGCCGCGCTCGCCGAGGCGGCGCGCAAGGCGCTCCCGGCGGACGTCAACGCGCCGGTGGCGGGCTGAACCACCGCCCGTCCGAGGCACAGGCACGCCGTCCCACGGTGAACGGCCCGCTCTCCAGCCGGGAGCGGGCCGTTCACTTGTTCACACCCTCGCCGAGCGGGGCCCGTCAGGGGAGCACATGGCCGTACCGGAGCTGACCAACACCAAGTCCCCGCGGGTCAAGGCCGCCAAGCGCCTCGCCAAGCGTGCCTTCCGCGAGCGCGACCGCGCCTTCCTCGCCGAAGGGCCGCAGGCGGTGCGCGAGGCCCTGTCCTCACCTGGCGTCGTCACCGAGCTGTTCGCCACGGCGGACGCCGAGGCGCGCCACGGCGACATCGTCGCGGCGGCGCGCGCGGCCGGGGTGCCGGTGTTCGGCGCGAGCGGCGAGGTCATGTCCGAGCTGGCCCAGACGGTCACCCCGCAGGGCCTGCTCGCGGTGTGCCGCTTCGTGCACGTGCCGCTCGCCGAGGCCGTCCCGCCGGGCACGGGGCTGGTCGCCGTCCTCACCCACGTGCGCGACCCCGGCAACGCCGGCACGGTGCTGCGCACCGCCGACGCCGCCGGCGCGGACGCCGTGGTGTTCACCGACGCCTCCGTGGACCCCTACAACGGCAAATGCGTGCGCGCCAGCGCCGGCAGCCTGTTCCACCTCCCCGTGGTCACCGGCACGCCGGTGGCGGACGCCGTCGCGCGCCTGAAGTCCGCGGGTCTTCGGGTGTTCGCCGCCGACGGCTCCGCCGAGGGCACCCTGGACGACGTCGACCTGTCGGGGCCGGCGGCCTGGCTGTTCGGCAACGAGGCCTGGGGACTGCCGAAGGACGTGCTGGAGCTGGCCGACGAGGTGGTCCGCGTGCCGATCTACGGTCGCGCCGAGAGCCTGAACCTCGCCA
The window above is part of the Sphaerisporangium rubeum genome. Proteins encoded here:
- a CDS encoding peptidylprolyl isomerase, producing MTDVDRQTQLAREHRERQEERAKQPPSGRRNVIIGAGLGVVLVAGGIVAATTLLGGGGDDPGNRAAADPSASGAASAPAVDPGASAAPADPAKITCSYRKDDSGLPAKKVGMPPTKPDLKAKFMTIDTNQGKIVIELATAAAPCTVNSFEFLAKKNYFDGTRCHRLATVETTGLGMLQCGDPLAKADGKTADDGTGGPGYLFEDENLGGMPYTRGTVAMAQGGDDANSNGSQFWISFSDENTQLTAAGAAYTPFGVVKEGMDVVDKIAKGGIIPFNGDPMADVRGEGSNAPKLPVIIKDVTITK
- a CDS encoding DUF2231 domain-containing protein — its product is MFDQIFGLPAHPLIVHTAVIFIPLLAVGSVVFGVVPRLRPRLGWAVVLLAVVSPIAAFVAKESGEALFERNFGGQAPDSPAGAALDEHMSYANPLLLSALGLGVAALLLVYSSLRLGKTVTAILTVVTVVLAVVAAYYTVRSGHTGAIAVWS
- a CDS encoding AAA family ATPase, which produces MESLFDAAAEEAHRGQEPLAVRMRPRGLSEVIGQRHLLGPGTPLRRLVESDAPMSLFLWGPPGTGKTTLAYVVAGATKRRFVEVSAVSAGVKEVRGAIDQARRDLGMTGRQTVLFVDEVHRFNKAQQDALLPAVENRWVTFIGATTENPFFSVISPLLSRSLLLTLEPLSEDDVRAVLDRAVQDPRGLGGRVTLAPEAAEHLVRLAGGDARRSLTYLEAAALITDAGEITVETVEKAVDKAAVRYDRQGDQHYDVVSAFIKSMRGSDADAALHYLARMIEAGEDPRFIARRIVIFSSEDVGMADPTCLQVAVAAAQAVQMIGLPEASINLAHAVIHCALAPKSNAVVKAIGAAAADVRRGDIGQVPAHLRDAHYAGAAKLSHGKDYKYPHDFEHALVRQEYAPDRLRDRRYYEPTRHGAEAQTAGRWARIRDFLRGGS
- a CDS encoding DUF948 domain-containing protein; translation: MLTAGEVAGLIVALFWAILVCFLAMVLVKLARLIDRTSRSVADLSERVVPLLEDVSLTVAETNRQLVAVEAIAGNMREASGNVAKVTGVASTLFATPLIKASALVHGVRGAFSARRRAAALPRGRRQP
- the alaS gene encoding alanine--tRNA ligase encodes the protein MESAEIARRFLRFFEERGHTVVPSASLVAEDPTLLLVNAGMVPFKPYFLGQKKPPYPRAASVQKVMRTLDIDEVGRTTRHASFFQMLGNFSFGDYFKEKAIPYAWELLTTPESEGGFGFSEDRLWVTVFHDDEEARDIWHKVVGVPLERIQKRGLADNYWHMGVPGPGGPCTEIYYDRGPEYGKEGGPVADENRYLEVWNNVFMQFQLGAVRSKIDFDVQGELPAKSVDTGMGLERMAAILQGVDNIYEIDTTYKILDRAAELTRSRYGRDARADVSLRVVADHMRAGVMLVGDGVLPSNEGRGYVLRRMLRRAIRNLRLLGAGEERYMHELTSVTIDVMGEQYPDLRADAANIHTVIDAEETSFLGTLRTGTAIFDAAVEETKRKGVEVLAGSQAFQLHDTYGFPIDLTLEMASEQGLQVDEDGFRRLMDEQRQRAKADSAAKKTGNADISVLGELLDRAGKVDFLGYDQTVAEGSVIGLLVDGAPVPAAGAGATVEVVLDRTPFYAEGGGQLADQGTIRTGGARVEITDVQSPFAGLVVHRGKVAEGEIRVGDSAQAEIDIERRRAISRSHTATHLVHRGFRNALGETAAQAGSENSPGRFRFDFTAAGAVAPSVLRDVEDEVNAILINDLQVHAYHTSLSEARSMGALALFGEKYGDEVRIVEVGDYSRELCGGTHVASSGQLGLVKVLGESSIGAGVRRVEALVGLDAFRFLARESVLVAQLSEQLKARREELPERVEGIVTRLRTAERELERLRSAQVLAVAGELAAAARDVSGVSVVTHRAPDGTSPDDLRKLALDVRGRFPGDRAAMVVIAGVPADRPVVVAAVNEAGRGRGLKAGRLVGVAAKALGGGGGGKDDVAQGGGTRPEAIDDALTAVTRAAGEALT
- the ruvX gene encoding Holliday junction resolvase RuvX gives rise to the protein MRRGVRLGVDVGSVRVGVARSDPSGLLATPVETVRRGRGDLARIAAIAAEHEAVEVVVGLPTSLSGRESHAAAAAREFAARLAARLAPTPVRLYDERLTTVSAQADLRSSGVRARNQRDVIDQAAAVVLLQAALDAERASGLPPGRPAEPPGPRPGGESSTGPAR